From Myxococcus guangdongensis, the proteins below share one genomic window:
- a CDS encoding sensor histidine kinase, with translation MNRISDIIHRHYDDIVRMWTEVATRAASARGLDAPELKNIMPAYLASLADDAKGQAVTLAERRKFVEAHVAARLRQGFHVAEVVEEFALLGRCISRMWAGAPPEARPGVEDVEQLFGELHAASANVIALFSEHMREDEQTEKRYLRLIQKVANEALEVDAASLRERLKEVLELVMEALGGQSAALLLKETPLPGFGTVASTGVAMEALARYATLQGVSDDAPGSGEEAEATPMAVSEDLRREGLSSLLGIRLATRYALRGILYVGITASRDFTARERRRLESLGERLTIHLDNAKLYADLLAKVETLQEERVLRERFVSVLAHDLRGPLSAAKVAAQLLLRRPEVMEERRDLARRIDQNIERTDRMVRDLLDANRLRAGEQLSLQFAPCDLRAIAREVIEELSTIHGERFLLVAESSVEGWWSEDELRRALWNLTSNAVKYGALDEPITLTVARTDSVAWVSVHNEGRAISRADQESLFKPFSRTRTAQTGVAKGWGLGLTLVWGCAQAHGGRVRVESEEGDGTTFTLELPLDSRAVAAVGT, from the coding sequence ATGAACCGCATCTCCGACATCATCCACCGGCACTACGACGACATCGTCCGGATGTGGACCGAGGTGGCGACCCGTGCCGCCTCTGCCCGAGGGCTGGACGCGCCCGAGCTCAAGAACATCATGCCGGCCTACCTGGCCTCGCTCGCGGATGACGCGAAGGGGCAGGCAGTCACTCTCGCCGAGCGGCGCAAGTTCGTGGAAGCGCATGTGGCCGCGCGACTCCGCCAGGGGTTCCATGTGGCGGAGGTCGTCGAGGAGTTCGCGCTCCTGGGCAGGTGCATCTCCCGGATGTGGGCCGGAGCTCCTCCCGAGGCGCGGCCCGGTGTCGAGGACGTCGAGCAGCTCTTCGGCGAGCTGCATGCGGCTTCGGCGAACGTCATCGCCTTGTTCAGTGAGCACATGCGGGAGGATGAGCAGACGGAGAAGCGCTACCTGCGGCTCATCCAGAAGGTGGCGAACGAGGCCCTGGAGGTGGATGCCGCTTCCCTCCGGGAGCGATTGAAGGAGGTCCTCGAACTGGTCATGGAGGCGCTGGGGGGGCAGAGCGCGGCCCTGCTCTTGAAAGAGACCCCGCTTCCCGGGTTCGGCACGGTGGCCTCCACGGGCGTGGCGATGGAGGCCCTGGCGCGCTACGCCACCCTGCAAGGCGTCTCGGACGATGCCCCTGGCTCGGGAGAGGAGGCGGAGGCCACGCCGATGGCTGTGAGCGAGGACCTGCGGCGCGAGGGGCTCTCCTCACTGCTCGGAATCCGGCTGGCCACGCGCTACGCCCTGAGGGGCATCTTGTACGTCGGTATCACCGCGTCGCGCGACTTCACGGCCCGGGAGCGAAGGCGGCTCGAGTCCCTGGGCGAACGGCTCACCATCCACCTGGACAACGCGAAGCTGTACGCGGACCTGCTGGCGAAGGTCGAGACCCTGCAGGAGGAGCGTGTGCTCCGGGAGCGCTTCGTCTCCGTGCTGGCCCATGACCTGCGGGGGCCGCTGTCGGCGGCGAAGGTGGCGGCGCAACTGCTCTTGCGCCGGCCGGAGGTGATGGAGGAGCGCAGGGACCTGGCCCGGCGCATCGACCAGAACATCGAGCGCACCGACCGCATGGTGAGGGACCTGCTCGACGCCAACCGCCTGCGCGCCGGGGAGCAGCTCTCGCTCCAGTTCGCGCCGTGCGACCTGAGGGCCATCGCCCGGGAGGTCATCGAGGAGCTGAGCACCATCCACGGTGAGCGCTTCCTCCTCGTGGCCGAGTCGTCCGTCGAGGGCTGGTGGAGCGAGGACGAGCTGCGCCGCGCGCTCTGGAACCTGACGAGCAACGCAGTGAAGTACGGCGCCCTGGACGAGCCCATCACCCTCACCGTCGCGCGGACCGACTCCGTCGCGTGGGTCTCCGTCCACAACGAGGGCCGGGCGATTTCGCGGGCCGACCAGGAGAGCCTCTTCAAGCCGTTCTCCCGCACGCGCACCGCGCAGACCGGCGTCGCGAAGGGCTGGGGCCTGGGGCTGACCCTGGTCTGGGGCTGCGCCCAGGCCCACGGGGGCCGGGTGCGCGTGGAGAGCGAGGAGGGCGACGGGACGACCTTCACGCTGGAGCTGCCGCTCGACTCCCGGGCCGTCGCCGCCGTGGGCACCTGA
- a CDS encoding nuclear transport factor 2 family protein, with translation MATERAQRFVEALSGLEEDGDLEALVALFSDDAQVSNLASSRVFKGREGARQFWRDYKATLRRVKSSFRNMIESGDRVALEWESHGTAQNGAAVAYEGVSIIEWDGEYIRRFYAYFDPHALGEELAHGTAQRSQVPSTAPA, from the coding sequence ATGGCGACGGAGCGAGCGCAGCGGTTCGTGGAGGCACTGTCGGGTCTGGAGGAGGACGGCGACCTGGAGGCGCTCGTCGCGCTCTTCAGTGACGATGCCCAGGTGAGCAACCTGGCCTCTTCCCGGGTGTTCAAGGGGAGGGAGGGCGCGCGTCAGTTCTGGCGCGATTACAAGGCCACGCTGCGCCGGGTGAAGTCGTCCTTCCGGAACATGATTGAGTCGGGGGACCGGGTGGCGCTCGAGTGGGAGTCCCATGGCACCGCGCAGAACGGCGCGGCCGTGGCCTACGAGGGCGTCTCCATCATCGAATGGGATGGCGAGTACATCCGCCGCTTCTACGCGTACTTCGACCCGCACGCGCTGGGCGAGGAGCTGGCCCACGGCACCGCCCAGCGCTCCCAGGTCCCCTCCACCGCTCCGGCGTGA
- a CDS encoding sensor histidine kinase, translating to MEKHSSVSLRLPLPDEGPGPGVELLAESRRARASAELASARMRSLQSLTLALSGALTSEDVARAVVVEAVRTLEAQTGGLYLLDARGSTLELVHSVRCPPAIQAAFTHVPLGAEVPVAQSVRTRAPLWLSDFATLAERFPDAADPARPEHGDLSLACLPLVARDRTVGCLTFIWSRAHDFDEEERAFVDMLAQQATMALERARLLAAERRQVERVGLLQHATAMLATSLDLGHTLRGVALGLVPTLGDFCIIDVMGPDHEVRRTFHAATPECAGLLAASHWRPPERPGTPICALASGQPVFAPQVDTAWVEATACGPETLALLRTLSPTSWLSVPFDTPEGVLGALTLGHCLSGRHHTGEDLELAMELARRASAAVQNAHLFHQTQQALQLRDEFLAIASHELNTPLTALKLQLSRLRRMSSDGEVRARTTSAVQQVDRLGRLVRELLEVAHLSEGRLHLTPEPVDLVDVCREVLTRFTEERERAGATIFLRADSAVPGRWDATRVDGMVTHLVSNALKYGLGRPVEVEVTCTPGDLARLVVRDRGIGIPAEQLAHLFQRFGRAVPLRHYGGFGLGLWFSRQVVEAHGGHIHLESSPGLGTTVTVELPRTPEPS from the coding sequence ATGGAGAAGCATTCGTCCGTCAGCCTCCGCTTGCCCCTTCCCGACGAGGGTCCGGGTCCCGGAGTCGAATTGCTGGCGGAGAGCCGCCGCGCTCGCGCCAGCGCCGAGCTCGCCAGCGCGCGCATGCGAAGTCTGCAGTCGCTCACGCTCGCCCTCTCCGGCGCCCTCACCTCCGAGGACGTGGCCCGCGCCGTCGTCGTGGAGGCGGTGCGCACCCTGGAGGCCCAGACCGGCGGCCTCTACCTGCTGGATGCCCGGGGCTCCACCCTGGAGCTGGTCCACAGCGTGCGCTGCCCTCCGGCCATCCAGGCCGCCTTCACCCACGTCCCCCTGGGCGCCGAGGTCCCCGTGGCCCAGTCCGTGCGCACCCGCGCGCCCCTGTGGCTCTCCGACTTCGCCACCCTGGCCGAGCGCTTCCCCGACGCGGCCGACCCCGCCCGCCCCGAGCATGGAGATTTATCCCTCGCGTGCCTGCCCCTGGTCGCCCGCGACAGGACGGTGGGCTGCCTCACGTTCATCTGGAGCCGCGCGCACGACTTCGACGAGGAGGAGCGCGCCTTCGTCGACATGCTGGCCCAGCAGGCCACCATGGCCCTGGAGCGGGCCCGACTGCTCGCCGCCGAGCGCCGCCAGGTGGAGCGCGTGGGACTGCTCCAACACGCCACCGCCATGCTCGCCACGTCGCTGGACCTGGGCCACACCCTGCGGGGCGTCGCGCTGGGCCTGGTCCCCACGCTGGGCGACTTCTGCATCATCGACGTGATGGGGCCGGACCACGAGGTGCGCCGCACCTTCCACGCCGCCACCCCCGAGTGCGCCGGCCTGCTCGCCGCCAGCCACTGGCGCCCCCCGGAGCGCCCGGGCACCCCCATCTGCGCGCTCGCCAGCGGGCAGCCCGTCTTCGCGCCCCAGGTCGACACCGCCTGGGTGGAGGCCACCGCGTGCGGGCCAGAGACGCTCGCCCTGCTGCGCACCCTGTCCCCCACCTCCTGGCTGTCCGTCCCGTTCGACACACCCGAGGGCGTGCTCGGCGCCCTCACGCTGGGCCACTGCCTGTCCGGCCGCCACCACACGGGCGAGGACCTGGAGCTGGCGATGGAGCTGGCCCGCCGCGCCAGCGCCGCCGTGCAGAACGCCCACCTGTTCCACCAGACGCAGCAGGCGCTCCAGCTGCGCGACGAGTTCCTCGCCATCGCGAGCCACGAGCTGAACACGCCGCTGACGGCGCTCAAGCTCCAGCTGTCCCGGCTGCGGCGCATGTCCTCGGACGGAGAGGTGCGGGCGCGCACCACGTCCGCCGTGCAGCAGGTGGACCGGCTGGGCCGGCTGGTGCGCGAGCTGCTGGAGGTGGCCCACCTGTCCGAGGGCCGCCTGCACCTGACGCCCGAGCCCGTGGACCTGGTGGACGTGTGCCGGGAGGTTCTCACGCGCTTCACCGAGGAGCGCGAGCGCGCGGGCGCCACCATCTTCCTGCGCGCCGACAGCGCCGTGCCCGGGCGCTGGGATGCCACGCGCGTGGACGGCATGGTGACGCACCTGGTGTCCAACGCGCTGAAGTACGGCCTGGGGCGCCCGGTGGAGGTGGAGGTGACCTGCACCCCCGGAGACCTGGCGCGGCTGGTGGTCAGGGACAGGGGCATCGGCATCCCCGCCGAGCAGCTCGCCCACCTGTTCCAGCGCTTCGGCCGCGCGGTGCCGCTGAGGCACTACGGCGGCTTCGGCCTGGGGCTGTGGTTCTCCCGGCAGGTGGTGGAGGCCCATGGCGGGCACATCCACCTGGAGAGCTCACCAGGGCTGGGCACCACCGTCACCGTGGAGCTGCCCAGGACGCCCGAGCCCTCTTGA
- a CDS encoding YceI family protein has translation MIVRRLALLTTLLLSVPALAQGGAKTYALKKDASSLTYKLHHPAHEVVGTAKPSDGKALLKADGTLQVAVRANIKDFDSGNANRDQHMWEVTEVAKHPIVDFKGVATGVKPPATFPSKVQVTLKGQLLFHGEKQSVEVPVTVLFKSATEVTTEGSFTVSLEQFKIERPSLLMVKVDDKLELEPKLVFVVEGT, from the coding sequence ATGATTGTTCGACGACTCGCGCTGCTCACCACCCTGCTTCTCTCCGTGCCGGCCCTGGCCCAGGGTGGGGCCAAGACGTACGCGCTCAAGAAGGACGCCAGCAGCCTCACCTACAAGCTCCACCACCCCGCACACGAGGTGGTCGGCACCGCGAAGCCCAGCGACGGCAAGGCCCTGCTGAAGGCGGACGGCACGCTGCAGGTGGCCGTGCGCGCCAACATCAAGGACTTCGATTCCGGCAACGCCAACCGCGACCAGCACATGTGGGAAGTGACGGAGGTGGCCAAGCACCCCATCGTCGACTTCAAGGGCGTGGCCACGGGGGTGAAGCCGCCCGCGACGTTCCCCTCGAAGGTGCAGGTGACGCTCAAGGGCCAGCTGCTCTTCCACGGTGAGAAGCAGAGCGTGGAGGTGCCGGTGACGGTGCTGTTCAAGTCCGCCACGGAGGTGACGACGGAGGGCTCGTTCACCGTCAGCCTGGAGCAGTTCAAGATCGAGCGCCCGTCGCTGCTCATGGTGAAGGTGGACGACAAGCTGGAGCTGGAGCCCAAGCTGGTCTTCGTGGTGGAGGGGACGTGA
- a CDS encoding Rieske 2Fe-2S domain-containing protein has product MSTSRRGFLKGILGTSAAGAAATALPGCAPDIDPAPVTDVSASDAGVVDLLVSRYPDLERVGGAITLRVAGEETNLLVTHSGQDTFSVLSNLCTHAACPLGFDGREVVCPCHLSKFNPIDGAVTQRPATVGLRKFVSTYNPGTQVLSIELRAGQDGFPSAVNGEVRLPFTQFPTLRDNGSYVEGTPSGYGKKIFITRGSDGVLSAVDALCTHEACEVSANPSAAGFICFCHNSTFTLQGAVTKGPAVLPLKRFTVTETPDAVVVTGVQ; this is encoded by the coding sequence GTGAGCACGTCGCGACGTGGATTCCTGAAGGGCATTCTGGGAACGAGCGCGGCGGGCGCGGCGGCGACGGCGCTGCCCGGCTGCGCGCCGGACATCGACCCGGCGCCGGTGACGGACGTGTCGGCCAGTGACGCGGGCGTGGTGGACCTGCTCGTCTCCCGCTATCCGGACCTGGAGCGGGTGGGCGGCGCGATTACGCTGCGCGTGGCGGGTGAGGAGACGAACCTCCTGGTGACGCACTCCGGGCAGGACACCTTCTCCGTGCTGTCCAACCTGTGCACCCACGCCGCGTGCCCGCTGGGCTTCGACGGGCGCGAGGTGGTGTGCCCGTGCCACCTGTCCAAGTTCAACCCCATCGACGGCGCGGTGACGCAGCGGCCGGCCACGGTGGGGCTGCGCAAGTTCGTCTCCACCTACAACCCGGGCACGCAGGTGCTGAGCATCGAGCTGCGCGCCGGCCAGGATGGTTTCCCCTCGGCGGTGAATGGCGAGGTGCGGCTGCCCTTCACGCAGTTCCCCACGCTCCGGGACAACGGCAGCTACGTGGAGGGAACGCCGAGCGGCTACGGGAAGAAGATCTTCATCACCCGCGGCTCGGATGGCGTGCTGTCCGCGGTGGACGCGCTGTGCACGCACGAGGCCTGTGAGGTGTCCGCGAATCCGAGCGCGGCGGGCTTCATCTGCTTCTGCCACAACTCGACCTTCACGCTGCAGGGTGCCGTCACGAAGGGGCCCGCGGTGTTGCCCCTCAAGCGGTTCACCGTGACGGAGACCCCGGACGCGGTGGTGGTGACGGGCGTGCAGTGA
- a CDS encoding Kelch repeat-containing protein yields MRSGLRFVVAVACVLGLQAVVSCVDVEARTSLFCREHPAICDADAGAHDGGDAGDGGLDGGDDAGDAGPGGGDDAGDAGPGGGDDAGDAGPGGGDDAGPDAGRPRWDRAGTPNTARTGHTATLLADGRVLVVGGFSNSSGTGALTSVEIYDPNNGGSWTPLPPLQVSRGDHTATLISGGKVLVVGGRSGATPTKSVELYDPDSGPSPRPDLPIPARASHGAVLLPDGDEVLVMGGGANAGTGFSDSARYRVFGGTWSTGSGSMRTERNVLSVTMVLNRVFAVGGYNLNRTESSYDVYTPGTGWSPVGGPLLERRHAHAAAVIGQGELTAQLLVTGGKRGDGSGSVIASAAAEVIPTEEGSGNVSIPMEVMFDARFAHTATTLTSGDVLVVGGSEADYDSLSSVELFDSNLLAWVLRPALTTARAGHTATLLDDGSVLVIGGHGSNGAALRSAERYWP; encoded by the coding sequence GTGAGGTCGGGGCTGCGGTTCGTGGTGGCGGTGGCGTGTGTGCTCGGCCTCCAGGCTGTCGTGTCGTGCGTCGATGTGGAGGCGCGGACCTCTCTCTTCTGTCGGGAGCACCCGGCGATTTGTGACGCGGATGCGGGCGCCCACGATGGAGGCGACGCCGGGGACGGGGGGCTCGACGGAGGCGATGACGCGGGTGACGCGGGCCCCGGTGGAGGCGATGACGCGGGTGACGCGGGCCCCGGTGGAGGCGATGACGCGGGTGACGCGGGCCCCGGTGGAGGCGATGACGCGGGGCCCGACGCGGGGCGTCCTCGATGGGACCGGGCGGGGACTCCGAACACGGCGCGGACGGGGCACACCGCGACGTTGCTGGCGGACGGGCGCGTGCTGGTGGTGGGGGGCTTCTCGAATTCGAGTGGGACGGGTGCCCTCACCTCGGTGGAGATCTACGACCCCAACAATGGTGGCTCGTGGACGCCCTTGCCTCCCTTGCAGGTGTCGCGTGGTGACCACACCGCCACGCTGATCTCCGGCGGCAAGGTTCTGGTGGTGGGCGGACGCTCGGGGGCCACCCCGACGAAGAGCGTGGAGCTCTATGACCCGGACTCTGGCCCCTCACCCCGGCCAGACCTGCCGATACCGGCGCGCGCGAGCCACGGAGCGGTGCTCCTGCCGGATGGGGATGAGGTCCTGGTGATGGGAGGCGGAGCGAACGCGGGGACGGGCTTCAGCGACTCGGCGCGCTACAGGGTGTTCGGAGGCACCTGGTCGACCGGAAGTGGCTCCATGCGTACGGAGCGCAACGTCCTGTCCGTCACGATGGTGCTCAACAGGGTCTTCGCGGTCGGCGGCTACAATTTGAATCGGACCGAGAGCAGCTACGATGTGTACACGCCAGGAACGGGGTGGAGCCCCGTCGGGGGGCCCTTGCTGGAGCGTCGGCACGCCCATGCCGCCGCGGTGATTGGGCAGGGAGAGCTGACCGCGCAGCTGCTCGTCACGGGCGGCAAACGAGGGGATGGCTCCGGCTCTGTCATCGCCTCCGCCGCGGCCGAGGTGATTCCGACGGAGGAGGGCAGCGGTAACGTCTCGATTCCCATGGAGGTGATGTTCGATGCGCGCTTCGCCCATACGGCGACGACCCTGACGTCCGGCGATGTGCTGGTCGTGGGGGGCTCGGAAGCGGACTACGATTCGCTGTCGTCGGTGGAACTCTTCGACTCGAACCTGCTCGCTTGGGTCCTCCGCCCCGCCCTGACGACGGCGCGCGCGGGACACACAGCGACCCTGCTCGATGATGGCTCGGTGCTGGTGATAGGGGGGCACGGCTCCAACGGCGCCGCGCTGAGGTCCGCTGAGCGCTATTGGCCCTGA
- a CDS encoding CBS domain-containing protein produces MGPRGCGGLVAGGGVTSVRRMAHRGMDNGKDEARGAATRPGMETARPADAAPPGSRERGESDVSGWNPARDEAPSSREGRYHRAASLRMAQPRTAVEDRSDEAWASGGVQGGPYGRDDRDDRYATGVGPRARMGAQDQELSPQPADYRSWDREGYGGEESRTRGDAPRAVSGWRAREEAPLPLETSTLHEPPRRSEGRAFHTGDVDTELGLGEETLEFEARSHVSRPGERAGSGWRGSRELSTPSRQHSDSERSEGGWRGASPSRQHFDSEGGVRGGRDLSAPSRQHSDDGWREGREMSARSRERSGVVRSEEGSREGRDVSSSSRGGSRSERREVSAPSRGASGVERSERSFVADHIREDRSQDYRAPPLGTSKRWQREPLTARDVMTRNVRSVRRDSPLREVARIMKDEDCGVVPIVDEQGRLEGLVTDRDLALRAFAGGTSPEQLRAGDVMTEDVEAVTLDESLQGLIDIMARRQIRRLPVIERDDRLVGIISLGDIAQRADADEELQRALERISARRSFWTRLR; encoded by the coding sequence GTGGGTCCGCGTGGGTGTGGCGGGTTGGTGGCGGGCGGGGGCGTCACCAGCGTGCGCCGCATGGCGCATCGAGGGATGGACAACGGCAAGGATGAGGCTCGGGGGGCCGCCACTCGGCCCGGGATGGAGACGGCTCGGCCGGCGGACGCGGCGCCGCCAGGGTCTCGCGAGCGGGGTGAGTCCGATGTGTCGGGCTGGAACCCCGCTCGGGATGAGGCGCCCTCGTCGCGCGAGGGGCGCTATCACCGCGCCGCTTCGCTGCGCATGGCGCAGCCTCGGACGGCGGTGGAGGACCGCTCCGACGAGGCGTGGGCGAGCGGAGGTGTCCAGGGCGGGCCCTATGGACGGGATGACCGGGATGACCGCTACGCCACGGGCGTGGGGCCTCGGGCTCGCATGGGGGCGCAGGACCAGGAGCTTTCGCCCCAGCCCGCGGATTATCGGTCCTGGGACCGGGAGGGCTACGGCGGCGAGGAGTCACGGACGCGTGGGGACGCGCCCCGTGCTGTCTCTGGATGGAGGGCCCGGGAGGAGGCGCCGCTGCCGCTGGAGACGAGCACGCTGCATGAGCCTCCGCGCCGGAGCGAGGGACGCGCGTTCCACACGGGCGATGTCGACACGGAGTTGGGGCTCGGCGAGGAGACGCTCGAGTTCGAGGCGCGCTCGCATGTGAGCCGTCCGGGTGAGCGCGCCGGGAGTGGATGGCGTGGCAGTCGCGAGCTTTCCACACCGTCTCGACAGCACTCCGACTCGGAGCGCTCCGAAGGTGGATGGCGCGGCGCCTCGCCCTCACGTCAGCACTTCGATTCGGAGGGCGGCGTGCGCGGCGGTCGCGACCTCTCCGCGCCTTCGCGTCAGCACTCCGATGATGGCTGGCGCGAGGGGCGCGAGATGTCCGCGCGGTCGCGTGAGCGCTCCGGTGTGGTGCGTTCGGAGGAAGGCTCGCGCGAGGGCCGCGACGTGTCTTCGTCCTCGCGAGGAGGTTCTCGTTCGGAGCGCCGGGAGGTGTCCGCGCCTTCGCGAGGCGCGTCTGGCGTCGAGCGCTCGGAGCGTTCGTTCGTCGCGGACCACATCCGCGAGGACCGGAGCCAGGACTACCGCGCGCCGCCGCTCGGGACGTCCAAGCGCTGGCAGCGGGAGCCGCTGACGGCTCGCGATGTGATGACGCGCAACGTGCGCTCGGTGCGGCGTGACAGCCCGCTGCGCGAAGTGGCTCGCATCATGAAGGACGAGGACTGCGGCGTCGTCCCCATCGTCGACGAGCAGGGCCGGCTCGAAGGGCTCGTCACGGACCGGGACCTCGCGCTGCGCGCCTTCGCCGGTGGCACTTCACCGGAGCAACTTCGCGCCGGGGACGTGATGACCGAGGACGTGGAGGCGGTGACGCTCGACGAGAGCCTGCAGGGTCTCATCGACATCATGGCCCGCCGGCAGATTCGCCGGCTCCCCGTCATCGAGCGCGATGACCGGCTCGTCGGCATCATCTCACTGGGAGACATCGCCCAGCGCGCCGACGCGGACGAGGAGCTGCAACGCGCCCTGGAGCGCATCTCCGCGCGCCGCTCGTTCTGGACGCGGCTGCGCTGA
- a CDS encoding zinc ribbon domain-containing protein: protein MSAAASVSPCERCACELEADDLRCPVCGLATPEPPRREAVAERARVVRCDSCGASVEYSVEARAPRCDYCGAVTHVEMTVDPVEQAQGWLPFSVEPSLASEALSRFLGRKAFFRPSGLAQEAALESMRPMWWPAWVFKAGVEVSWTADSDAGSRRSDWAPHAGRTHLDFSNILVAASRGLKMEECDKLTPHYRFDERVGEARGPEGASVERFEATRSGARRRVFQSVERLASEHVQSSGDIPGSRYRNVRVAVALSSLRTTRWALPVYVLAYRYRDKPYRVLVHGQDAEVVFGESPISVWRVLGVVLAALAALMLMMLIAGRM, encoded by the coding sequence ATGAGCGCGGCCGCCAGCGTGTCGCCGTGCGAGCGGTGCGCGTGCGAGCTGGAGGCGGATGACCTGCGCTGCCCGGTGTGTGGCCTCGCGACGCCGGAGCCGCCGAGGAGGGAGGCCGTCGCCGAGCGCGCGCGCGTGGTGCGCTGTGACAGCTGTGGCGCGTCGGTGGAGTACTCGGTGGAGGCGCGGGCGCCACGGTGTGACTACTGTGGCGCGGTGACGCATGTGGAGATGACGGTGGACCCGGTGGAGCAGGCGCAGGGGTGGCTGCCCTTCTCGGTGGAGCCGTCGTTGGCGAGCGAGGCGCTGTCGCGCTTCCTGGGGCGCAAGGCCTTCTTCCGGCCGTCGGGGCTGGCACAGGAGGCGGCGCTGGAGTCCATGCGGCCGATGTGGTGGCCCGCGTGGGTGTTCAAGGCGGGCGTGGAGGTGAGCTGGACGGCGGACTCGGACGCGGGCTCACGGCGCTCGGACTGGGCGCCGCACGCGGGCCGCACGCACCTGGACTTCTCCAACATCCTGGTCGCCGCGTCGCGCGGCTTGAAGATGGAGGAGTGCGACAAGCTCACGCCGCACTACCGCTTCGATGAGAGGGTGGGCGAGGCGCGAGGGCCGGAGGGTGCCAGCGTCGAGCGCTTCGAGGCGACGCGCTCGGGGGCGAGGCGCAGGGTGTTCCAGTCGGTGGAGCGGCTCGCGAGCGAGCACGTGCAGTCGAGTGGAGACATCCCCGGCAGTCGCTACCGGAACGTGCGCGTGGCCGTGGCCCTGTCGAGCCTGCGCACCACGCGCTGGGCCTTGCCGGTGTATGTGCTGGCGTATCGCTATCGCGACAAGCCGTACCGCGTCCTGGTGCATGGCCAGGACGCGGAGGTGGTGTTTGGCGAGTCGCCCATCTCCGTGTGGCGCGTGCTGGGTGTGGTGCTGGCGGCGCTCGCGGCGCTGATGTTGATGATGCTCATCGCGGGGAGGATGTAA
- a CDS encoding serine/threonine-protein kinase has protein sequence MTTPDTTTEDSPGGPRRPRVLFNVGGTVFEFVRKLEVRSTGELLMLVRRRYRDGQSGLVVVKRLRSPATFVERRRLVEEVSLTFRFKHPNIAQVHQMKVYRGAPHVVMEYVEGRSLDTLLNLTAMRRRPVSPALAAFVVAEVADALHHAHLAVDDWNRPLGIVHRDVSPRNIRVGTHGDVKLTNFTVASSRLVGREETSRPLVKGDVAYASPELLLRAPAVDARSDLFSLGLVLLELLTGRHPLAVEDTPPPPLPEGLMLEAQGPTWMPVDEVAARMANLEPEMVARMVADVPEGLAAVVLRALRRAPAERFQTAEEMGCVLRGWLSVHAPGQGRHATAEEVARVAMEATSRRNQAELLEGGLHPEDLTAEEASVPLEPGGLAELDSEGSLAEEAARVFGVPGKRGVTRARVEEPAPRDGEEAWWTSKVEAESVASSAPVDAPWPEDDVTPPGGSKPLESDDEPDAP, from the coding sequence ATGACGACGCCCGACACGACGACGGAGGATTCTCCTGGAGGACCGCGGCGGCCGCGGGTGCTGTTCAACGTGGGCGGCACGGTGTTCGAGTTCGTGCGCAAGCTGGAGGTGCGCTCCACCGGAGAGCTGTTGATGCTGGTCCGGCGACGCTACCGGGACGGGCAGAGCGGCCTGGTGGTGGTGAAGCGGCTGCGCAGCCCGGCCACTTTCGTGGAGCGGCGCAGGCTGGTGGAGGAGGTCAGCCTGACGTTCCGCTTCAAGCACCCCAACATCGCGCAGGTGCACCAGATGAAGGTGTACCGGGGCGCGCCTCACGTGGTGATGGAGTACGTGGAGGGGCGCTCGCTGGACACGCTGTTGAATCTGACGGCGATGCGCAGGAGGCCCGTGTCCCCCGCGCTGGCGGCGTTCGTGGTGGCGGAGGTGGCGGACGCGCTGCACCACGCGCACCTGGCGGTGGATGACTGGAACCGGCCGCTGGGCATCGTGCATCGGGACGTGAGCCCGCGGAACATCCGGGTGGGGACGCATGGGGACGTGAAGCTGACGAACTTCACCGTGGCGTCGTCGCGGCTGGTGGGGCGGGAGGAGACCAGCCGGCCGCTGGTGAAGGGCGACGTGGCCTATGCGTCACCGGAGCTGCTGTTGCGCGCGCCGGCGGTGGACGCGCGCTCGGACTTGTTCTCGCTGGGGTTGGTGTTGCTGGAGCTGCTCACGGGGCGCCACCCGCTCGCGGTGGAGGACACGCCGCCTCCGCCGCTGCCGGAGGGGCTGATGCTGGAGGCGCAGGGGCCCACCTGGATGCCGGTGGACGAGGTGGCCGCGCGGATGGCGAACCTGGAGCCGGAGATGGTGGCGCGGATGGTCGCGGACGTGCCGGAGGGGCTGGCGGCGGTGGTGCTGCGCGCGCTGCGCAGGGCCCCGGCGGAGCGGTTCCAGACGGCGGAGGAGATGGGGTGCGTGCTGCGCGGGTGGTTGAGCGTGCACGCGCCCGGGCAGGGGCGGCATGCGACGGCGGAGGAGGTGGCGCGCGTGGCGATGGAGGCGACCAGCCGGCGCAATCAGGCGGAGCTGCTCGAGGGCGGGCTGCATCCGGAGGACCTCACGGCGGAGGAGGCGTCGGTGCCGCTGGAGCCGGGTGGGCTCGCGGAGCTGGATTCCGAGGGCTCGCTGGCCGAGGAGGCCGCGCGGGTGTTCGGGGTGCCGGGGAAGCGCGGGGTGACGCGCGCCCGGGTGGAGGAGCCCGCGCCTCGCGATGGGGAGGAGGCGTGGTGGACGTCCAAGGTCGAAGCGGAGTCGGTGGCCTCTTCCGCGCCGGTGGACGCGCCGTGGCCGGAGGACGACGTCACGCCTCCGGGTGGGAGCAAGCCGCTCGAATCGGACGACGAGCCCGACGCGCCCTGA